AGGAAACGGACACCAACTTCAAGCGCGTGCTGGACTGGGCACTGCGTCCGGAGAACTCGGCCGCCGTCCGGATGGGCGTTGCCGGACACAACCTCTTCGACGTCGCTTTCGCACGAATCCTATCGGAAAAGCGTGGTGTAGCTGACAGGGTCGAGTTCGAAATGCTGCTTGGGATGGCCGAGGAACAGGCAGCTGAAATCAAAAAAGATGTCGGTTCGCTCCTGCTCTACACACCTGTGGTGCATCCGGACCACTTTGACGTCGCCATCAGCTACCTGATCCGTAGGCTGGAGGAGAACGCCAGCCAGGAAAACTTCATGTCGGCCGTTTTCGAGCTGACTTCCAACCCGACGCTTTTCATGCGCGAAAAGCAGCGGTTCCTCGATTCGCTGTATGAAGTAGACCAGATAGTTCCAGGCCCGCAGCGGTCCCAGGACACGGGCCGCTTCGAAATAGCGAACGACGGCGATTTCGTGAACCAGCCAGATTCGGATCCCTCGCTGGCGAATATCAGGCAGTGGGGCGCGGGCATCATCAGCCGCATGGAATCCTCGGACCTCGGAAATTCGTTGGTCGAGGAATCATTTCTGGCAACACATGACGACGTCGACGCCGTCGTCACACGGGCTCTCGCTGCCCAGCCCGATTGGGCAGCTCTTGGTGGGGCCGGACGCGGCAAAGTTCTCCGGCATGCTGCCGCAGCGTTGGCCGAACGACGCGGTGAGCTCATTGAAGTTGCCGGCAGCGAGACCGGCAAGACCGTAGCTGAAGCGGATCCGGAAATTTCTGAGGCCATTGACTTCGCCACCTACTACGCCTACTTGGCCGATGAGTTGGATCAGATTCCCGGCGCAAAATTTGTCCCGTCGAAGCTCACAGTTGCTACTCCCCCATGGAACTTCCCCATCGCCATCCCAGCTGGTTCCATCCTGGCTCCGCTGGCAGCTGGCAGTGCCGTCATCATGAAGCCAGCGCCGCAGGCTCGCCGCTGTGCCGCCGTGATCGTGGAAGCGCTCTGGGACGCAGGTGTTCCGCGCGATGTCCTCATTTTTGCGGACGTGGAGGAGGGCGATGTCGGACAGCACCTGATCGCTAATAAAGCAGTAGAACGGGTCATCCTGACTGGTGCCTACGACACCGCTAAACTCTTCCGGTCGTGGCGGAAGGACTTGCCGCTGCTGGCGGAAACCAGCGGAAAGAACGCCCTCATCATCACTCCGAGCGCGGATCTGGATCTTGCTGCCGCAGATCTGGTGAAGTCTGCTTTCGGGCATGCAGGACAGAAGTGTTCGGCGGCATCGCTCGGTATTCTGGTGGGATCGGTCGGAGAATCCGAACGCCTCTTGAACCAGATCGTCGACGCGGCATCGTCACTCAAGGTCGGCTATCCTCAGAATCCCGAAACTGAGATGGGCCCCATCATTGAGCCCGCCTCGGGCAAACTGAAGACGGCTCTGACCACGCTGGGTGAAGGCGAGTCGTGGCTGGTAGAACCTCGGCAACTCGACGACACTGGCAAGCTCTGGTCCCCCGGAATCCGCACGGGTGTCAAGCCCGGGAGCTACTTCCATCTCACCGAGTTCTTTGGCCCCGTACTGGGCTTGATTCATGTGGACACCATTGAAGAGGCAATCGAAGTCCAGAATGCCCCCGTCTATGGGCTGACTGCAGGGTTGCATAGTATGGATAGTCAGGAGTTGGCACAATGGATCGATCAGGCTCAGGCCGGTAACCTCTACGTCAACCGTGGGATCACGGGAGCGATCGTCAGGCGTCAGCCCTTCGGCGGCTGGAAGCGTTCCGCCGTGGGACCAGGCGCGAAGGCTGGCGGCCCCAACTACCTCATCCATCTGGGCTCGTGGGAGCCGATTCCTCTGTTC
This region of Arthrobacter roseus genomic DNA includes:
- a CDS encoding bifunctional proline dehydrogenase/L-glutamate gamma-semialdehyde dehydrogenase, whose product is MGNSFTPMDPAPEELADDVVALVERWLHLSDDFHPTSTATPLKAKKGTKSAALLAEVLKDASGLNFTIGFVDRVIRPEDTAVAAKNLFQLADQTPTFLPWYMRAAVRLGGRLAPALPWIVVPVARRVLREMVAHLIVDARPNQLGKAISELTDDSSVRLNINLLGEAVLGDAEADARLEGTRELLLRDDVDYVSIKVSSVVSSLNLWAFDDMVEHVAERLVPLFQTAASSPMPKFINLDMEEYHDLDLTVAVFKRILAHPELKFLEAGIVLQAYLPDALAALQDLTVWTKERKADGGAGIKVRLVKGANLPLEIVDATLHGWEVATCDSKQETDTNFKRVLDWALRPENSAAVRMGVAGHNLFDVAFARILSEKRGVADRVEFEMLLGMAEEQAAEIKKDVGSLLLYTPVVHPDHFDVAISYLIRRLEENASQENFMSAVFELTSNPTLFMREKQRFLDSLYEVDQIVPGPQRSQDTGRFEIANDGDFVNQPDSDPSLANIRQWGAGIISRMESSDLGNSLVEESFLATHDDVDAVVTRALAAQPDWAALGGAGRGKVLRHAAAALAERRGELIEVAGSETGKTVAEADPEISEAIDFATYYAYLADELDQIPGAKFVPSKLTVATPPWNFPIAIPAGSILAPLAAGSAVIMKPAPQARRCAAVIVEALWDAGVPRDVLIFADVEEGDVGQHLIANKAVERVILTGAYDTAKLFRSWRKDLPLLAETSGKNALIITPSADLDLAAADLVKSAFGHAGQKCSAASLGILVGSVGESERLLNQIVDAASSLKVGYPQNPETEMGPIIEPASGKLKTALTTLGEGESWLVEPRQLDDTGKLWSPGIRTGVKPGSYFHLTEFFGPVLGLIHVDTIEEAIEVQNAPVYGLTAGLHSMDSQELAQWIDQAQAGNLYVNRGITGAIVRRQPFGGWKRSAVGPGAKAGGPNYLIHLGSWEPIPLFQGDVHVALSTPVRQLLKSAEISRGETAFLGRALADDQRQYATMFGTVSDVSGLGVERNEFRYVPTEVTIRQNEAGSVAETIRVLAAGLRAGATVSLSTSSQLSAKLEKMLGVDGIAHVVENDGEWLSRAPKASLGRVRLIGGGYKALCEATEGSPDVAIYDGPVTEAGRIEMLPFFLEQAISITAHRFGNPDSVSQTVLK